GCCGAGCACCTCGGGCCGCTCCAGATGCACATCGTGCCCGACGCCGGGCAGGCTCACGCCGTGGAGCCGGGGCTGGATCCGCGCCATCTCCGCGTACTCGTCACCGCTGATGATCCCCTCCTCGCCGAGGACGACGAGGGCGGGGCAGTCGACGGCGGCCCACTCCGCCCAGAAGTCCCGCCGGGTGAGCTCGTCGAGGGACCGCTCCATGACGTCGGGTTCGAAACGGGGCCAAAGCCCACCGTCACGCTCCTCGAGCCCATCGGCCCACCCCTCTCCCACGGCCCGCTTCCCGTTCCCCAGGTACGAGACGGCGGCCTCCCGCGAAGGGAACGGCACCGGCCAGGCCCGCAGCCAGCCCCCGATCTGCTCCGGAAGACCGGGCTCGGCACCGCCGGGCCCGGCCTCGACGAGGACGAGGGCGCGCGGCAGACCGGGGTGGGCGGCGGCGGTGAGGAGGGCGGTGTGCCCGCCGAGCGACTGCCCGACCAACAGGGGCCGTACGAGCCCGAGTTCCTCGACGACGGCGACGACGTCGGCGACGTACGCGGCACGCGAGACGTCCGCCGGATGCCGCTCGCCGGCACCGTGCCCGCGCTGGTCGAGGGCGACGACCCGGTGGCCGGCGTCCCGGAGCAGCCGGGCGAGGCCGTCCCACTCGCCGGAATGCCCGGCGAGCCCGTGGAGGAGGAGGGCGTCGGGCCCGGAACCGCCCCAGTCGCGGCAGGAGAGCCGTACCCCGTCACGTACGAGAACACGCTCGGTCCAAGAAGCCCCGGAAGGCCCGGCAGGCCCGGCAGACCCGGAAGAGCCGGAAGAGCTGAAAGACCCGGAAGGGAAGATCACCACCCCATCCTCCCTCACGAACCTCACGAACCTCACGGATGAAGGAGCTGATCGGCGACGGCGGTACGGGCGTAGAGGACGGAGCGGCCGCTGCGGTGGGCGGTGACGAGGCCGGCGTTCCGGAGGGCGATGAGGTGCTGGGAGACGCCGGCGGCGGACATGCCGCAGTGCGCGGCGAGCTGGGTGGTGGAGGCGGGGGTGTCGAGCTCGGTGAGGAGCAGGGTGCGGGAGCGACCGAGGACGGCGGCGACGGCATCGGTGGCGGCGGTGGTGCGAGGCTCCCAAACTCCGCCGAACCCTCGTGCGGGATAGGCGAGTTGAGGAGGATCAGGATGAACGGACCGGGTGAGGACCTGGGGCCAGGCGAAGACGGAGGGGATGAGCAGCAGCCCGGATCCGGCCTGGTCGCGGGTGAGGGAGCAGTGCCGCCGTACGAGCCGCAGGGTGCCGTCGTCCCACCGTACGGTCTCGTGGAGTTCGCTCAGGACCCGCGCCGAACCGTGCTCGGCGACCTGCCGCGCCCGGTGGAAGACGTCGGCCTCCAGGACCTTCTGGATGCGGGCCCAGTAGGGGGCGAGGGCGAGCTCCCAGTACGTCTCGATCTCGTCGGCGACCTTGGGGAGGACGGCCGGGGGATCCTCGCGCAGAGACCGGAGCCGAGCCGGGTCGACCCTCTTCCCCTCCAAGGTGTCGAGGTCGTCGATCACGTCCTCGGCGGGGGCGCGGCGGATGGCGTCGAGCTCGGCGTCGAGGGTGGGGAAGGGCCCGGCGGGGGTGGGGTTGAGGAAGTCGGCGAGGTAGCCGCTGCCGGGGATGAGGGCGGCGAGCCAGCCGCGATCGAGCCCGGCGCGGACGATCCGGGGCCGGACCTGGGCGGCCCAGCGCCCGTGGGGGGCGGAGTCGGGCCGGTGGGCGACGATGCGGTAGCTGGTGACGACCTCCCACATGGGGGAGACGGCGAAACGGGTCTGGGCGAGGTCGGCGGCGGAGAAACTGAGCCCGGCTTCCATGCGTGCCACGTCCTGGAGTAGGCGAATGGATTCGCTCTGACCTTAATCATTGGAGGGTCAGGACTGCGGAAAACCAAACTCCCCCCATGCCTTCGACACGCACGTCCACCTCAGCGTTCCGCAGCCTCCCGTCCGTCGTCTGGACGATCTTCGCGGGAACGATCGTCAACCGCCTCGGCTACCTGGTCACGCCGTTCCTGGTCTTCTTCCTCGCCTCGCGGGGAGTGACGGGCGGGGACACGACGTACGTCCTCGGCGCGCTCGGCGCGGGCAACCTGATCGGCCCGGCCGTGGGCGGCATCCTCGCGGACCGCATCGGCCGCCGCCCCACGATGCTGATCGGCCTGATCGGCGCGGCGGCGGCGCAGGGGGCGCTGTTCCTGGCGCCGGGGGTGTGGACGATGGCGGCGGCGGCGCTGCTGATCAGCGCGGCCGGCAGCACGGTCTCCCCGGCGGCGTACGCGATGCTGGCGGACGCCGTCGACAGCGAACGGCGCCGGCGCGCGTACGCCCTCTTCGGCTGGGGCGTGAACATCGGCACGGCGGTGTCGGGCGTCCTGGGCGGCTATCTGGCGGCCCAGGGCTACTGGCTCCTGTTCGCGGTGGACGCGGGCTCGATGCTGCTGTACGCGCTGGTGGTGGCGGTCCGCCTCCCGGAACCGAAGCGGTCGGCCCCGGCGGAGCGCTCTCAGGACGGCATCGGCTACGGGGTGGTGGCTCGAGACCGCCTGGCGATGCTCCTGCTCCCCCTCTTCGGCGTCCAGCTTTTCGTCTACTCGCTGACCGAGGTCGCGCTCCCGCTGGCCGTCCGCGACAGCGGCCTCTCGCCGGCGGTGTACGGGGCGATGGCGGCGATCAACGCGGTCATGGTGGTCGCGCTGCAGCCGTTCGCGACGGCGTGGCTGTCCCGGTTCCCGCAACTGGCGGTACAGAGCACGGGCAGCGCACTGATAGCGCTGGGAGTCGCGCTGACCGGTCTCGCTGACAGCATCGCCGGCTACACGCTGTCGGTCGTGGTCTGGTCACTCGGCGAGGTGGTGGTGGCGGGCATCGCGGCAGGCCTCTTCGCCAACCTGGCCCCGGCCCACGCCCGCGGCCGCTACCAGGGCGCCTTCAGCTGGACGTGGGGAGTGGCCCGCTTCGGCGCCCTCACCCTGGGAGTGACGACGTACACGACGCTGGGCCCGGCGACCCTGTGGTGGACGGCGCTGGTGGCGGGCACGGCATCAGCGGCGACGACGCTGACCCTGAGGACCCGCATCGAGAGCCGCACGACCCACGAACTGACGGCATGAGGAACTGCTCGCCTCCGGCACGGCAGTGGGCCACGAGCACGTCGGCGTGCTCGTGGCCCACTGCCGTCCTCGCCCTTCCACCAGGAGACGAGCTCCCTGTGCGTGGCGAGCGGCGAGTCCCGAATGACCTCCGGGTAAGCGAACGGACACCTGAAGGACAGGACCCCGAACGATCAGTCCCGCCGAATGTGCTCGGGATCGATGTGCCGCCGCACCATGGGAACGGAGGCGACCGCGGCGGCGAGCACGACCCCCAGCGCACAGGCGAACAGCAAGGGCAACCCCTCCCAGTCCCAGTGCACCGCACCACCCCCGGTGATCAGATAACTGGACTCGGCGAGCCACCCGGTGACGATCGCCGCCCCCAACCCCACCACCAACGGCAACACCACCTGCACCACCTGCACCACCCGCAAGGTCCCCGCCCGAGCCCCCAACAAGGCCAACGCCGTCACCTGCCCCCGCCGCTCCATGGCCCGATCGGCCACAGACACGACGAACGCGGCCACCCCGATCACGAGCCCGAGCACCATCCCGACCACCAGCAGACTCCGAATCACGGTCAACTGAGCTAGCGAGTCGATGACGATCCCCACGGGCTCGACGGATGCGGTGGGCGCGATGGCCCCGATCCCGTCGAGAACGGCACGGACGGTGCCGGGGTCGGAGGCGCTGACTAGAACGAAGCGCGAGTCTGCGAGCTGAGTGCCTTGGGGGAGCAGTGAGGGAGGAATGAGCAGGCTTGGCCCGACAAACTCCGAGGGCTCGTAGGCTTGAACGGTGACGACATCCTGAGGTACAGGGACAACCAGTTTCCGCCCACTGTTGAGTAGGAACGGGAAGCTGGCGCCGGGGCGGGCGTCCTCGTCAAATAAGAAGGTCGGATCCTTGATCCGCAGCACCTTGTTGTCGACGCATCCGTGTGTTGTCTTGGTGAAGGCCGCCAATTGAGCGCACGTAGCAATGACGCCCTGGACCCTGGGCAGGTCCTCCTCCACGGTAGGGATCCATGAAGGGGCGATCAGACCATGGGCCTGCACTCCACTCAAAGCGGTCAATTGTGTGCGCTGCTGTGTACTCAGCTGCGACACCGGAAGGCTGTACTCCTGAATTGGGGCCGTCCGGCGACTGACCTGATCCAGTTCGATGAGTACCCCTTGCGTGAGCGAGGCACCGAATACCAGCAGCACAAGACCGGTCACGACCCGAAGTGCGCCACCAGGGTCGACTTCCGTGCGTCGCATGGCCAACGACAGAGGCAGCGATTTCGACGTTGATGCAAGGCGCTTGGACAGCCACGATGTGATCGGAGCCAGCCCGAATACAAGCCCCGCCCCGGTCAACAGTACTGCGCCAGGAACCAGTGCAGCGCTGCCAGAGTCACCTGACGGATCCCGACCCAACGCACTGAGCAGGCAGTATCCGCCGATAATCCCGAGCCCGGGGACCAGTAAGAACGTCCCGTACTTCTTGGGAGGTTTCCCTTCGCCAGTGCGGCGGACGCTGATGGGAGACTGGGTAGCCCGCCGCGCACTGATCTGGCCTACGGCCCACGCGAGAGCCGGACACCCCAGTAGACAAACGGCGATGGTTACCCCCTCGGGCCGCCCATCGGCTGGGTACCAGTGCAGTCCTGGCAATCCGACCCGGGCCATGACTTCGTTGCACCCGAGATAACCGATGAGTCCAACCAATGCCCCGACGAAGGCGGCGACCACGATCTCTCCGGCATTGACCCGCAACGTGTCCTTCGCACTGAGGCCGACGAGCCGAAGCGCGGCGAGCCGGCGCGCACGAGACTCTCCGGAGAGCCGCGCGCAGACAGAGAGGAAGATGACGAGAGGGAGCAGCACGATGCAGCCGAGAGTGAACCGCAGGATGTCCAGGGTGGATGGCTCGATGAGCTCGTGCTGCATGTACTCGGTGCCGAAGTGACCGAGCGCCGCCGCCCCGGTTAGCTCATCCGGGCTGGTGCCGATGTAGGCGTAAAGCTCGTCGGGACCTGCGAGCCCCGGCGGGGCAATCGTGCCGGTCACACGGCCGGGTACGAGTCCCGCAGCGTGCGGGTTGGCAGCCAAGATCTCGCCCAGCTTCGGCGAAACGATTGCCTCGCCTGCACGAGGGAGTTCCTTGATTCCCGGGGGAACCGGCAGAGGCCCAGGGCCTGTGCGAGCAATGAAGATCCGTCGCAACGGTTGTGAGCCGTAGGGGTCCAGGAATTCTTGGTAGACGGCGTTGCTGTTCTTGGCGGACTGTACCGATCGGATCGTCACCCGAGCATCGCTGGCAGCGATGATCGTCGGAATGGTGAGTGAGGCGGCCAGGCAGGCAACGCCGAGTGCGGACCCGAAGGCCATCAGGAGGAACCGGACCCGGGCCCTGCGCCCGCTGCGCAATAGCAAGCGCATGCCAAGGACGAACGCGTTCACACAGCCACCCGCTGGGCCAGCACACCGTCCGACATCGTGTACTGGGTATCGGCCTTCGCGGCGACATCGGCATCGTGAGTGACGATGACGACGGCGGTCTTCTGCCTCCGGGCAAGCTGAAGGAATTCATCCAGTACGGCAGCCGCGTTGGCGCTGTCGAGCGCCCCGGTCGGCTCATCGGCGAACACCACGTCCGGCCGGTGGACCAGAGCCCGCGCAACTGCCACACGCTGACTCTGGCCACCCGACAACTTCGACGTCCTGCGCCGCAACAGATCGCCCATCCCCAGCCGCCCGAGCACCTGGCCGGCCATCGCATGGGCGTGGGACTTACTGATCCCGGCGAGCCGGAGAGGGAGCGCTGCGTTCTCCTCGACGGTCAGTTCCGGCAGCAGTTCCCCGTACTGGAAGACGAACCCCAGGCGCGTACGACGCAGCGCACTGAGCTCCCCGTCGGGGAGGGACGAGAGCTGCTTGCTGTCGAAGGTCACCGTGCCGTTGGAAGGCGGCAGAACCCCGGCGAGGCAGTACAGCAGGGACGACTTGCCTGATCCGCTGCTGCCCATGATGGCGGCCACTTC
The DNA window shown above is from Streptomyces vietnamensis and carries:
- a CDS encoding FtsX-like permease family protein; this translates as MNAFVLGMRLLLRSGRRARVRFLLMAFGSALGVACLAASLTIPTIIAASDARVTIRSVQSAKNSNAVYQEFLDPYGSQPLRRIFIARTGPGPLPVPPGIKELPRAGEAIVSPKLGEILAANPHAAGLVPGRVTGTIAPPGLAGPDELYAYIGTSPDELTGAAALGHFGTEYMQHELIEPSTLDILRFTLGCIVLLPLVIFLSVCARLSGESRARRLAALRLVGLSAKDTLRVNAGEIVVAAFVGALVGLIGYLGCNEVMARVGLPGLHWYPADGRPEGVTIAVCLLGCPALAWAVGQISARRATQSPISVRRTGEGKPPKKYGTFLLVPGLGIIGGYCLLSALGRDPSGDSGSAALVPGAVLLTGAGLVFGLAPITSWLSKRLASTSKSLPLSLAMRRTEVDPGGALRVVTGLVLLVFGASLTQGVLIELDQVSRRTAPIQEYSLPVSQLSTQQRTQLTALSGVQAHGLIAPSWIPTVEEDLPRVQGVIATCAQLAAFTKTTHGCVDNKVLRIKDPTFLFDEDARPGASFPFLLNSGRKLVVPVPQDVVTVQAYEPSEFVGPSLLIPPSLLPQGTQLADSRFVLVSASDPGTVRAVLDGIGAIAPTASVEPVGIVIDSLAQLTVIRSLLVVGMVLGLVIGVAAFVVSVADRAMERRGQVTALALLGARAGTLRVVQVVQVVLPLVVGLGAAIVTGWLAESSYLITGGGAVHWDWEGLPLLFACALGVVLAAAVASVPMVRRHIDPEHIRRD
- a CDS encoding MFS transporter — protein: MPSTRTSTSAFRSLPSVVWTIFAGTIVNRLGYLVTPFLVFFLASRGVTGGDTTYVLGALGAGNLIGPAVGGILADRIGRRPTMLIGLIGAAAAQGALFLAPGVWTMAAAALLISAAGSTVSPAAYAMLADAVDSERRRRAYALFGWGVNIGTAVSGVLGGYLAAQGYWLLFAVDAGSMLLYALVVAVRLPEPKRSAPAERSQDGIGYGVVARDRLAMLLLPLFGVQLFVYSLTEVALPLAVRDSGLSPAVYGAMAAINAVMVVALQPFATAWLSRFPQLAVQSTGSALIALGVALTGLADSIAGYTLSVVVWSLGEVVVAGIAAGLFANLAPAHARGRYQGAFSWTWGVARFGALTLGVTTYTTLGPATLWWTALVAGTASAATTLTLRTRIESRTTHELTA
- a CDS encoding ArsR/SmtB family transcription factor gives rise to the protein MEAGLSFSAADLAQTRFAVSPMWEVVTSYRIVAHRPDSAPHGRWAAQVRPRIVRAGLDRGWLAALIPGSGYLADFLNPTPAGPFPTLDAELDAIRRAPAEDVIDDLDTLEGKRVDPARLRSLREDPPAVLPKVADEIETYWELALAPYWARIQKVLEADVFHRARQVAEHGSARVLSELHETVRWDDGTLRLVRRHCSLTRDQAGSGLLLIPSVFAWPQVLTRSVHPDPPQLAYPARGFGGVWEPRTTAATDAVAAVLGRSRTLLLTELDTPASTTQLAAHCGMSAAGVSQHLIALRNAGLVTAHRSGRSVLYARTAVADQLLHP
- a CDS encoding alpha/beta fold hydrolase — protein: MIFPSGSFSSSGSSGSAGPAGPSGASWTERVLVRDGVRLSCRDWGGSGPDALLLHGLAGHSGEWDGLARLLRDAGHRVVALDQRGHGAGERHPADVSRAAYVADVVAVVEELGLVRPLLVGQSLGGHTALLTAAAHPGLPRALVLVEAGPGGAEPGLPEQIGGWLRAWPVPFPSREAAVSYLGNGKRAVGEGWADGLEERDGGLWPRFEPDVMERSLDELTRRDFWAEWAAVDCPALVVLGEEGIISGDEYAEMARIQPRLHGVSLPGVGHDVHLERPEVLGGLILELPH
- a CDS encoding ABC transporter ATP-binding protein is translated as MDVILRAEGVDLFYGTQQAVTGADFSLKRGEVAAIMGSSGSGKSSLLYCLAGVLPPSNGTVTFDSKQLSSLPDGELSALRRTRLGFVFQYGELLPELTVEENAALPLRLAGISKSHAHAMAGQVLGRLGMGDLLRRRTSKLSGGQSQRVAVARALVHRPDVVFADEPTGALDSANAAAVLDEFLQLARRQKTAVVIVTHDADVAAKADTQYTMSDGVLAQRVAV